One region of Syntrophobacter fumaroxidans MPOB genomic DNA includes:
- a CDS encoding ArnT family glycosyltransferase, which translates to MFRSEGPTPYILLVVLCCLLYLPGLTRLPVVDRDEARYAQATRQMLESGDFVRIRFQDEPRHKKPIGIYWLQAASVSLFSASEGKDIWPFRVPSVLCATLAALLTFALGRRLFDARRALLGAALLAACVMLIFEAHQAKTDAALLAATLAAQGSLALVYLRAKSEEPALVWPVISFWFALGVGILIKAPVAPVLSGFTIAALVIADRNGQWLKRLRPLPGILLLALVVCPWAFAIYKATGGSFFYDSVARDILPKLISVHESHGSPPGYYLLLSTITFWPASACLGPTLHGAWKKRRSPGVRFCLAWIVPYWIFFELAPTKLPHYTLPVYPALALLTADALFTLKEGGAKWPRFWPRWVPILVWSITGAAMFGISIFFPWYFDGRFLPEALLPGLAAVAAVALAIRSLAGERPVKSAIIMIVGSTVIFGFALHRILPEVRGFWPTTTVVDAVHALERARGTRIPVASVGYQEPSLVFMLGTDTGLLTSANAVSLLARNPRALVIVDNKSEEEFHRDLDAARVSVREIGSVRGFHYTKGRWITLRFCVSTAAPSEEGTNLPGTNPARLPGP; encoded by the coding sequence TTGTTTCGATCGGAAGGCCCCACGCCTTACATTCTGCTTGTCGTCCTGTGTTGCCTGCTGTACCTGCCGGGCCTGACACGGCTTCCGGTGGTGGATCGCGACGAGGCCCGGTACGCGCAGGCCACGCGGCAGATGCTCGAATCCGGCGATTTCGTGCGCATCCGCTTTCAAGACGAACCGCGGCACAAGAAACCCATCGGCATCTACTGGCTCCAGGCGGCCTCCGTCTCGCTTTTTAGCGCATCGGAGGGAAAGGATATCTGGCCGTTCCGGGTCCCTTCCGTTCTTTGCGCCACCCTGGCGGCCCTCCTGACCTTCGCCCTTGGAAGAAGATTGTTCGACGCGCGACGCGCCCTTCTCGGGGCCGCGCTTCTTGCGGCCTGCGTGATGCTCATTTTCGAGGCCCACCAGGCGAAGACGGATGCAGCCCTGCTAGCCGCGACCCTGGCCGCGCAGGGTTCCCTGGCGCTTGTCTATCTGCGCGCAAAGTCGGAGGAACCTGCTCTTGTGTGGCCGGTAATCAGCTTCTGGTTCGCCCTGGGTGTCGGCATCCTCATCAAGGCACCCGTCGCTCCCGTCCTTTCAGGGTTCACCATTGCGGCTCTGGTCATCGCGGACCGGAACGGACAGTGGCTCAAGCGGTTGCGCCCTCTTCCCGGTATCCTGCTGCTTGCGCTCGTCGTCTGCCCCTGGGCGTTCGCCATCTACAAGGCAACCGGCGGCTCGTTCTTTTACGACTCGGTGGCCAGGGACATTCTGCCCAAATTGATCTCCGTGCACGAATCCCACGGCTCTCCGCCCGGGTACTACCTTCTGCTCTCAACGATCACTTTCTGGCCCGCTTCCGCCTGTCTCGGGCCGACCCTTCACGGCGCCTGGAAGAAACGCCGGTCCCCCGGCGTCCGATTCTGTCTCGCGTGGATCGTTCCGTACTGGATTTTCTTCGAGCTGGCCCCGACCAAGCTCCCGCACTACACCCTCCCGGTCTACCCGGCTCTTGCCCTGCTCACGGCCGACGCCCTGTTCACGCTGAAGGAGGGCGGTGCGAAATGGCCGCGCTTCTGGCCCCGGTGGGTCCCGATCCTCGTGTGGTCGATTACGGGCGCCGCCATGTTCGGCATCAGCATCTTCTTCCCCTGGTATTTCGACGGGCGCTTCCTGCCGGAAGCCCTCCTGCCGGGGTTGGCGGCGGTCGCCGCCGTGGCTCTCGCGATTCGAAGCCTCGCCGGCGAGCGCCCGGTGAAATCGGCAATCATTATGATTGTGGGTTCGACGGTCATCTTCGGTTTTGCACTGCACCGAATTCTTCCGGAGGTCAGGGGATTCTGGCCGACCACCACCGTGGTCGACGCGGTGCACGCATTGGAGCGGGCCAGGGGAACGCGCATCCCCGTCGCGTCCGTCGGCTACCAGGAGCCCAGCCTTGTATTCATGCTGGGAACGGACACCGGACTGCTCACCTCGGCCAACGCCGTTTCCCTCCTGGCCCGGAACCCCCGGGCGCTGGTGATCGTGGACAACAAGTCGGAGGAAGAATTCCATCGCGACCTGG
- a CDS encoding phosphatase PAP2 family protein, whose product MRKKVLLYSFPVFLAICALSYFTLDRPVAVYCRGLDKSVRDVFRTVTYLGVSTWYMAASAAVFAFFRFVRKREAWSNRGLLVFLSVALSGIITDLIKFVLGRARPTLLFEKDWYGFYFFETKYAFLSFPSGHAATVAALAVALYFMFPRYGFLYALGMLLVMASRVVIGSHYPGDVIFGAYLGAITALAVGRVMDSKGFGTGIGGRSERMIPVQGTDGAA is encoded by the coding sequence GTGAGAAAGAAGGTCCTTCTTTATTCCTTTCCGGTTTTCCTCGCCATCTGCGCGTTGAGCTATTTCACCCTCGACAGGCCCGTGGCCGTCTATTGCCGCGGGCTCGACAAATCGGTCAGGGACGTCTTCCGAACCGTCACCTACCTCGGGGTTTCCACCTGGTACATGGCGGCATCGGCGGCGGTGTTCGCGTTCTTCCGGTTCGTGAGGAAGCGCGAAGCCTGGTCGAACCGCGGTCTTTTGGTGTTCCTTTCCGTCGCGCTGTCCGGCATAATCACCGACCTCATAAAATTCGTTTTGGGCCGTGCCCGACCGACGCTGCTGTTTGAAAAAGACTGGTACGGGTTCTACTTTTTCGAGACCAAGTACGCTTTCTTGTCCTTTCCTTCGGGGCACGCCGCCACCGTCGCGGCCCTGGCCGTGGCCCTGTATTTCATGTTCCCCCGGTACGGATTCCTCTACGCGTTGGGGATGCTCCTGGTTATGGCCAGCCGGGTCGTCATCGGTTCCCACTACCCCGGCGACGTGATCTTCGGTGCGTACCTGGGGGCGATCACGGCGTTGGCCGTGGGCCGGGTTATGGACTCGAAGGGTTTCGGGACCGGTATCGGAGGCCGGAGTGAACGCATGATTCCAGTGCAGGGGACCGACGGCGCAGCCTGA
- a CDS encoding phenylacetate--CoA ligase family protein, giving the protein MAVSQNPIAVMSRDEVGQLQLERLQMTLNRAYFKVDFYRKRMDVLRMLPEDVGTFEDFRQFPFTTREDLTDHYPYGLFAVPLRSIVRLKITSPPLRDQTRPIVVGFTRHDTAMWQTLMVRLFEQLGVTDRDIVQVAFNFSLFPGAFTFNHAAEMLGATLAPSATISATMQLRIMQDFRSTVLATTAAFALHIVDTMERQGWDASGLHLRLILLGPDPLSEITRRRVEAVFGVPVYGLYGVAEMGEPGMAGECPSRQGLHLAEDQFLAEIVNPATGEPLAPGQEGELVLTTLTAEGYPLIRFRTGDITVLRDTPCACGSTLARIIPILRRTDNRVSIRGIPVYPEHVEELLKGVDPGMEDFRLVIHTQYGIGEQMEILICRSATDDLPGGNRAQYLELLRSQVRRALGLGVRVQVVEPERLPREGLTYKTVFRNVSPFSNDVP; this is encoded by the coding sequence ATGGCCGTGTCGCAGAATCCCATCGCCGTGATGTCGCGGGATGAGGTAGGCCAGTTGCAGCTCGAGCGGTTGCAGATGACGCTGAACAGGGCTTACTTCAAAGTCGATTTCTACCGCAAGCGCATGGACGTTCTCCGAATGCTTCCCGAAGACGTCGGGACGTTCGAGGACTTCCGTCAATTTCCCTTCACCACCCGCGAAGATCTGACCGACCATTACCCTTACGGGCTCTTCGCCGTGCCGCTCCGGAGCATCGTGCGGCTCAAGATCACTTCGCCGCCTCTTCGGGACCAGACCAGGCCGATCGTGGTCGGGTTCACCCGACACGACACGGCGATGTGGCAGACGCTCATGGTGCGCCTGTTCGAGCAGCTCGGGGTGACGGACCGGGACATCGTGCAGGTGGCGTTCAACTTCAGCCTGTTCCCGGGAGCCTTTACGTTCAACCACGCGGCCGAGATGCTGGGGGCCACCCTCGCCCCTTCCGCCACTATTTCCGCGACCATGCAACTGCGCATCATGCAGGATTTCCGATCCACGGTGCTCGCCACGACGGCGGCATTCGCCCTGCACATCGTGGACACCATGGAGCGGCAGGGCTGGGATGCCTCAGGCCTTCATCTGCGACTCATCCTGCTGGGACCCGACCCACTCTCCGAAATCACCCGCAGGCGCGTGGAAGCAGTCTTCGGCGTCCCGGTTTACGGTCTCTACGGGGTTGCCGAGATGGGCGAGCCGGGAATGGCGGGCGAATGCCCGTCCAGGCAGGGGCTGCACCTGGCGGAAGACCAGTTCCTGGCGGAAATCGTGAACCCGGCCACCGGAGAGCCGCTTGCGCCCGGCCAGGAAGGGGAGTTGGTTCTCACGACGCTGACCGCCGAGGGCTACCCCCTCATCCGCTTCCGCACGGGCGACATCACCGTGCTGCGCGACACGCCCTGCGCGTGCGGCTCCACCCTCGCCCGCATCATTCCCATCCTGCGCCGCACCGACAACCGCGTCTCCATCCGGGGCATTCCCGTCTACCCGGAACACGTCGAAGAGCTGCTCAAAGGCGTCGATCCAGGCATGGAGGACTTCCGGTTGGTCATTCACACGCAATACGGCATCGGCGAGCAGATGGAAATCCTGATCTGCCGCTCCGCAACCGACGATCTGCCGGGAGGCAATCGCGCCCAGTACCTGGAGCTCCTGAGAAGCCAGGTGAGACGGGCGCTCGGTCTCGGTGTAAGAGTGCAGGTCGTCGAACCGGAACGCCTGCCCCGCGAAGGGCTGACCTACAAGACGGTCTTCCGAAACGTCTCTCCATTTTCGAACGACGTTCCGTGA
- a CDS encoding ABC transporter ATP-binding protein: MLRVKGLSVRYGSVQVLRRVSFHVAENEIVALIGANGAGKSTLLRALSGINRPFEGEILFRGEPLLKVSPERIVRMGLVQVPEARQLFPNMTVLENLELGGYLYGLKHVRAKLAEIYELFPVLMERSRQKAGTLSGGEQQMLSIGRALMARPRLLVLDEPSMGLAPLIVEEIYRTVEALHREGTTVLLVEQNAMGALAVAERGYVLETGRIVLSGRADELMEHDDVQRAYLGKDYEYKWER, from the coding sequence TTGCTTCGAGTCAAGGGTCTATCGGTTCGCTACGGTTCGGTCCAGGTCCTGAGGCGGGTCAGTTTTCACGTGGCCGAAAACGAGATCGTCGCCCTGATCGGGGCCAACGGCGCGGGCAAGAGCACTCTCCTGCGGGCGCTGTCCGGCATCAACCGGCCCTTTGAAGGGGAGATTTTGTTCAGGGGCGAGCCGCTCCTGAAAGTCAGCCCCGAGCGCATCGTCCGCATGGGGCTGGTTCAGGTGCCCGAAGCCCGGCAGTTGTTTCCGAACATGACGGTGCTCGAGAACCTCGAACTGGGGGGGTACCTTTACGGTCTCAAGCACGTGCGCGCCAAGCTGGCGGAAATCTACGAGCTGTTTCCCGTCCTGATGGAGCGCAGCAGGCAGAAGGCGGGAACCCTCAGCGGCGGGGAGCAGCAGATGCTCTCCATCGGCCGCGCCCTGATGGCCCGGCCGCGACTGCTCGTCCTGGACGAACCGTCGATGGGGCTGGCCCCCCTGATTGTCGAGGAGATCTACCGGACCGTCGAGGCGTTGCATCGTGAGGGCACCACCGTTCTGCTGGTCGAACAGAACGCCATGGGGGCGCTGGCCGTGGCGGAACGCGGGTACGTCCTCGAGACCGGGCGCATCGTCCTCTCGGGCAGGGCCGATGAGCTTATGGAGCACGACGATGTCCAGAGGGCTTACCTCGGCAAAGACTACGAATACAAATGGGAGAGGTAG
- a CDS encoding branched-chain amino acid ABC transporter ATP-binding protein/permease: MNLIIVPRQWRALLPLAVVLWGLPLVMRNDYLLLLCNVMALNAMVVLGLNLLIASTGQVSLGHAAFYGLGAYLSAIASTTWQWPLFAALAFAAASVAVIAFLLALPTLKLEGHYLVMATLGFNIIVFICFNQMESVTGGPSGFSGIPRLALGSFALNTDLRFYVFIWTLFLVAFALTLNLLDSRLGRALKAIHQKELTAEVLGIPARRYKIVTFVLSTVYAAVAGFSYAHYVTFISPKTFDIFYSVQIVTMVAVGGMGSLWGGLAGTILLTALPEFLHHFEDLHVLLYGLTLMGVLVFCPQGLLPALKSLLSARLKTGGTAILRPAGMDRPPASVRAGRGRIVSAPFPAGHPAGTGMQGDLPALKLSDISLDFGGLQALNQVGFDIPGGRVVALIGPNGAGKTTLLNVVSGLLRPRNGQILLRDRSLIGKSPCLVAREGIGRTFQAVQIFQDFTVLDNLLLGYHLQGRAGFLAGYLHTRAERREEAVLRDRALEHLDDFGLAEKAHSPAQQLSLLEQKLLELARALALSPSILLLDEPVGGLNPRESEVLVETISGLRERGIGVLLVEHDMNVVMQLSDRIEVLQHGNRIASGPPREIRQDPRVIAAYLGTRRR; encoded by the coding sequence TTGAATCTCATCATCGTGCCGAGACAATGGCGGGCATTGCTTCCACTGGCCGTCGTGCTGTGGGGGCTTCCCCTGGTGATGCGCAACGACTACCTGCTCCTGCTGTGCAACGTCATGGCCCTCAATGCCATGGTGGTGCTGGGTCTCAACCTGCTCATCGCGTCCACCGGCCAGGTTTCCCTGGGCCACGCCGCGTTTTACGGCCTGGGGGCCTACCTGTCGGCCATCGCGAGCACGACCTGGCAGTGGCCTCTTTTCGCGGCCCTCGCCTTCGCCGCGGCAAGCGTCGCGGTCATCGCCTTCCTGCTCGCGCTTCCCACCCTGAAGCTCGAAGGCCATTACCTGGTGATGGCGACGCTCGGTTTCAACATCATCGTTTTCATCTGCTTCAATCAGATGGAAAGCGTGACCGGCGGTCCATCGGGATTTTCCGGTATTCCCAGGCTCGCGCTCGGTTCCTTCGCGCTGAACACCGACCTCAGATTTTACGTCTTCATCTGGACCCTGTTCCTGGTCGCTTTCGCCCTGACCCTGAACCTGCTCGATTCGAGGCTCGGCAGGGCGCTCAAGGCGATTCACCAAAAGGAGCTCACCGCCGAGGTGCTGGGGATCCCCGCCCGCCGTTACAAGATCGTCACCTTCGTGCTTAGCACGGTTTACGCCGCGGTTGCCGGCTTCTCCTACGCCCATTACGTCACGTTCATCAGCCCGAAGACGTTCGACATCTTTTACTCGGTCCAGATTGTCACGATGGTGGCCGTGGGGGGCATGGGAAGCCTGTGGGGAGGACTCGCGGGGACCATCCTGCTGACCGCTCTCCCTGAATTCCTGCACCACTTCGAAGATCTGCACGTGCTGCTCTATGGACTGACCCTCATGGGCGTGCTGGTGTTCTGTCCCCAAGGGTTGCTCCCCGCGCTGAAGTCGCTTCTTTCGGCCCGCTTGAAGACCGGAGGCACGGCGATCCTTCGCCCCGCGGGGATGGATCGACCGCCCGCCTCCGTCCGGGCGGGCCGGGGACGAATCGTCTCCGCGCCGTTCCCGGCAGGACATCCGGCCGGGACCGGAATGCAGGGTGACCTTCCCGCCCTGAAGCTATCCGACATTTCCCTGGATTTCGGCGGCCTGCAGGCACTCAACCAGGTCGGGTTCGACATCCCGGGGGGGCGGGTGGTGGCTCTTATCGGGCCCAACGGCGCGGGTAAGACCACGCTGCTCAACGTCGTTTCGGGGCTGCTGCGGCCTCGAAACGGTCAAATCCTGCTCCGCGACCGCAGCCTTATCGGGAAAAGCCCCTGTCTCGTGGCAAGGGAAGGCATCGGCCGCACGTTTCAGGCGGTGCAGATTTTCCAGGATTTCACCGTGCTCGACAACCTGCTCCTCGGGTACCACCTGCAGGGGCGCGCCGGGTTCCTTGCCGGGTATCTCCACACCCGGGCCGAACGCCGGGAGGAGGCCGTGCTGCGGGACAGGGCACTGGAGCATCTCGACGATTTCGGCCTCGCGGAAAAGGCCCATTCCCCGGCCCAACAGCTCAGCCTGCTGGAACAGAAGCTCCTTGAACTGGCCCGCGCGCTGGCGCTCTCCCCGTCCATTCTCCTGCTCGACGAACCCGTCGGAGGACTCAATCCCCGGGAGAGCGAAGTCCTGGTCGAAACCATCTCCGGCCTGCGCGAACGCGGCATCGGGGTGTTGCTGGTGGAGCACGACATGAACGTGGTGATGCAGCTCTCGGATCGCATCGAAGTGCTGCAGCACGGGAACCGCATCGCGTCGGGTCCTCCCCGTGAAATCCGGCAGGATCCACGCGTCATCGCCGCGTACCTCGGAACGAGAAGAAGGTAG
- a CDS encoding branched-chain amino acid ABC transporter permease, with translation MPWQLIPHFFVSGVTNGSIYALIALGYCLIQNATGLVNFAQGEFVMLGAMIVITLHNVMGLPMPLAFVLSTAAVAIIGTALERGPIRLSRNRDVLTLIMITVGASIAIRGASMMLWGKSSHVFPSFGGDDPIIVLNAAILPQSLWIMALSLAALVLLYLFFHRTLLGKAIRGVADNSLGAVLIGISVRRLVALSFALSGALGAMAGVLITPITSMSYDGGLMLGLKGFAAGILGGYGSTLGAVVGGLLLGVLEAFGAGLVSSAYKDAIAFLVLLTILFVRPAGLFGSVRVHRL, from the coding sequence ATGCCCTGGCAACTGATCCCTCATTTCTTCGTATCCGGCGTCACCAACGGGAGTATCTACGCCCTCATCGCACTCGGGTACTGCCTGATTCAGAACGCCACGGGCCTGGTCAATTTCGCCCAGGGCGAATTCGTGATGCTCGGGGCGATGATCGTCATCACCCTGCACAATGTCATGGGCCTGCCCATGCCTCTGGCCTTCGTGCTCTCCACGGCCGCCGTCGCCATCATCGGGACGGCGCTCGAGCGCGGGCCGATCCGCCTTTCCAGGAATCGCGACGTTCTCACGCTGATCATGATCACCGTCGGGGCCTCCATCGCCATTCGCGGCGCAAGCATGATGCTCTGGGGAAAAAGCTCGCATGTCTTCCCGTCGTTCGGAGGCGACGATCCGATCATCGTCCTGAACGCGGCCATACTGCCTCAGTCTCTTTGGATCATGGCACTTTCGCTCGCGGCGCTCGTCCTGCTATATCTGTTCTTCCACCGGACCCTGCTGGGCAAAGCCATACGCGGAGTCGCGGACAATTCCCTCGGAGCGGTCCTGATCGGCATCTCCGTGCGCCGCCTCGTGGCGCTGTCCTTTGCGCTCAGCGGAGCGCTCGGGGCCATGGCCGGCGTACTGATCACCCCGATCACGAGCATGAGTTACGACGGCGGGTTGATGCTCGGGCTCAAAGGCTTCGCGGCGGGCATTCTGGGTGGTTACGGCAGCACGCTGGGCGCGGTGGTGGGCGGACTTCTGCTGGGGGTCCTCGAAGCCTTCGGAGCCGGCCTCGTCTCCTCGGCCTACAAGGATGCCATTGCTTTTCTCGTGCTCCTGACGATCCTTTTCGTAAGACCGGCGGGGCTTTTCGGCAGCGTCCGGGTGCACCGCCTGTAG
- a CDS encoding indolepyruvate oxidoreductase subunit beta has product MQQIIVSGIGGQGVLFVTKLLAQTAVDTGRSVLLSETHGMAQRGGNVISHLKVAPREQSGTSPVSPLVRPGHADVLLALHPDALAAHGFFLRPGGRAFCNASGTTAEGSLDASAIAGSLGSAVSANLVLLGFAAASGALFCDPAQLETTLARIGGKRTESSLAAFRAGLKAASAP; this is encoded by the coding sequence ATGCAACAGATTATCGTGAGCGGCATCGGAGGCCAGGGGGTGTTGTTCGTGACGAAACTCCTCGCGCAAACCGCGGTGGACACCGGCCGGTCGGTATTGCTTTCGGAGACTCACGGGATGGCCCAGCGAGGAGGCAACGTCATCAGCCACCTGAAAGTTGCGCCGCGCGAGCAGTCCGGCACTTCCCCGGTCAGTCCCCTGGTGCGTCCCGGGCACGCGGACGTGCTCCTGGCGTTGCACCCGGACGCCCTCGCCGCCCATGGCTTCTTTCTCAGACCCGGCGGCCGGGCGTTTTGCAACGCGTCGGGCACTACGGCGGAAGGATCGCTCGATGCCTCGGCCATTGCCGGGTCGCTCGGTTCGGCCGTATCGGCCAACCTGGTGTTGCTCGGGTTTGCCGCCGCTTCCGGCGCGCTTTTCTGCGACCCGGCACAGCTCGAAACAACCCTCGCGCGCATCGGGGGCAAACGTACCGAATCGTCCCTGGCGGCATTTCGGGCCGGCCTGAAGGCCGCTTCGGCGCCCTGA
- a CDS encoding thiamine pyrophosphate-dependent enzyme, producing MTERSILLGNEAIALGLLEAECTMAASYPGTPASEILRALASLKERHKLDLHLEWSINEKAAFEVALANSYTGRRSATIMKQVGLNVAADPLMSAAYTGVKGGFVLISADDPGPHSSQTEQDSRLIAMVAKIPVFDPSSPEEAREYARRACALSEKHEIPVMLRPTTRVCHARQDMDLRPVPHPKQFPLFEKNPGRWAATPKFRLVLHRQLNEKLARISRDPDCAPQLVNGDALGPGTRDGGRACIVGSGVVTAHAQEILGELGLWDRVPFYRLPMPYPLPESFRDDLLSSYDRILILEETDPVIELQLQNREKIFGRTTGHVPTAGELLPEVVEGILRSFLGLDPSPPVEPPAYPGRRPTLCAGCPHRAAFFAIKKAFPKGIYPGDIGCYTLGLNLGVVDTVLCMGASINQAAGFYHAYRSARRDMPPICATIGDSTFFHAGVPALMNAVVQGARFVLVVLDNSTTAMTGHQPTPALGRNLDGIPVPRLSIAELAKACGVRSVAEGDPYDFDRFLDLLKAAGRHAGAEDGGVAVVIAKRPCLMDRNQPRTWPRLRIEVNEKCKGCDFCVKQFECPALRPRGEKEPIVIDDSLCSGCGVCVRVCPHGALEAVSEGH from the coding sequence TTGACGGAACGCAGCATATTATTGGGAAATGAAGCGATCGCGCTCGGCTTGCTGGAGGCGGAATGCACGATGGCGGCGTCCTATCCCGGAACGCCCGCCTCGGAGATCCTGCGCGCCCTTGCGAGCCTCAAGGAACGGCACAAGCTCGACCTCCACCTCGAATGGTCCATCAACGAAAAGGCCGCCTTCGAAGTGGCGCTCGCCAACAGTTACACCGGCAGGCGTTCCGCGACGATCATGAAGCAGGTGGGCCTGAACGTCGCCGCGGACCCTCTCATGAGCGCAGCTTATACCGGGGTGAAAGGCGGTTTCGTCCTCATCTCCGCCGACGACCCGGGGCCGCACAGCTCCCAGACCGAGCAGGACAGCCGTCTCATCGCCATGGTGGCGAAAATCCCCGTGTTTGACCCGTCTTCCCCGGAGGAGGCCCGCGAGTATGCCCGCCGGGCCTGTGCCCTGTCCGAGAAACATGAAATCCCGGTCATGCTGCGGCCGACCACGAGGGTGTGCCATGCCCGCCAGGACATGGACCTCCGCCCGGTCCCCCACCCGAAGCAGTTTCCTTTGTTCGAGAAGAATCCCGGACGCTGGGCGGCGACGCCGAAATTCAGGCTGGTCCTGCATCGTCAGCTCAACGAGAAGCTGGCCCGGATTTCCCGGGACCCCGACTGCGCCCCGCAGCTCGTGAACGGCGACGCGCTGGGGCCCGGAACCCGAGACGGCGGGCGGGCCTGCATCGTCGGCTCGGGCGTGGTCACGGCGCACGCGCAGGAGATCCTGGGCGAGCTCGGCCTCTGGGATCGGGTGCCGTTCTACCGTCTGCCCATGCCCTACCCTCTTCCCGAGTCTTTCCGGGACGACCTGCTGTCGAGCTACGACAGGATACTGATCCTCGAGGAAACCGACCCGGTCATCGAACTGCAGCTTCAGAACCGCGAGAAGATTTTCGGCCGGACGACGGGCCATGTGCCGACCGCCGGGGAGCTGCTGCCCGAGGTGGTGGAAGGTATTCTTCGGAGTTTCCTGGGTCTTGACCCGTCGCCTCCCGTGGAACCGCCGGCATATCCAGGCCGGCGCCCCACCCTGTGCGCCGGATGCCCTCACCGCGCCGCCTTCTTTGCCATCAAGAAAGCTTTCCCGAAGGGGATCTACCCGGGCGACATCGGCTGCTACACGCTGGGGCTCAACCTGGGCGTGGTCGACACGGTGCTGTGCATGGGAGCCTCCATCAACCAGGCCGCCGGGTTCTACCACGCGTATCGCTCGGCGCGCCGGGACATGCCGCCGATCTGCGCCACCATCGGGGATTCGACCTTTTTTCACGCCGGGGTTCCGGCCTTGATGAACGCCGTCGTACAGGGGGCGCGCTTCGTCCTGGTGGTCCTGGACAACAGCACCACGGCCATGACCGGACACCAGCCCACGCCCGCGCTGGGACGGAACCTCGACGGCATCCCGGTCCCGAGGCTTTCCATCGCGGAGCTTGCCAAAGCGTGCGGGGTAAGGTCCGTCGCCGAAGGCGATCCCTATGATTTCGACCGGTTCCTCGATCTGCTCAAAGCGGCCGGGCGGCATGCCGGCGCCGAGGACGGGGGCGTGGCTGTGGTGATCGCCAAGCGTCCTTGCCTCATGGACCGGAATCAGCCCCGCACGTGGCCGCGCCTGCGGATCGAGGTCAATGAAAAATGCAAGGGCTGCGATTTTTGCGTCAAGCAGTTCGAATGCCCCGCCCTCCGTCCGCGCGGCGAAAAGGAACCCATCGTCATTGATGACAGCCTGTGCTCGGGATGCGGAGTATGCGTGCGGGTATGTCCCCACGGGGCACTCGAGGCGGTCTCCGAGGGACACTGA